A genomic stretch from Coffea arabica cultivar ET-39 chromosome 10c, Coffea Arabica ET-39 HiFi, whole genome shotgun sequence includes:
- the LOC140016059 gene encoding kinesin-like protein KIN-14R isoform X2, translating into MSDHGFDGGNVLKTNESVIDDSNFGALYQSARIGNFSYQFENLPAGDYFVDLHFAEIINTNGPKGMRVFDVFIQEDKILSELDIYSLIGANKPLQLEDVRISLGPNDVIMIRFQGLNGSPIVSGICIREAPNLPVSLVKQRCPETENLSFENKDVRARNDARYQRKMEELQAQCERKTDECYQAWMSLTDMSKKLEEVTMELDNKSFQNNCLDQSMVLQAEKLKDVSTKYNREKKFWFEAINKIESKVKILKDEQSKLSRETHDCANLIPDLNKMVSAVQGLVAQCENLKLKCSKEQAERKKLYNQIQQTKGNIRVFCRSRPLSREEASAGYATVTDFDGAKDGDLGIVTSGFTKKTYRFDRVYMPKDNQDDVFADASPLVISVLDGYNVCIFAYGQTGTGKTFTMEGIENNRGVNYRTLELLFRMIEERKDAFTYNVSVNVLEVYNEQIRDLLVNSPASKKLEIRQDIGGINHVPGIVNAEVENIREVWNVLQAGSNARAVGSNNVNEHSSRSHCMICITVRARNSMNGECTKSKLWLVDLAGSERLAKTDVQGERRKEAQNINRSLSALGDVISALASKSSHIPYRNSKLTHLLQDSLGGEAKILMFVQISPLEQDLGETLSSLNFATRVRGVELGPAKKQIDFGEIQKLKLLLDKLKQESRTKDDALRKLEENFHALESQAKNKDQFCRNQQEKVNELESQLAMKADSCSQMDRQLTELSMKVRVGEDIRANLQQKVNQLEKKLIECEHVESNALQHKVKQLERTLKERTNEFEVHSVILQKKVKELEHKLERQGGGTTVSPMLRPKIQELQEKVSQRDRHLESSPELCASEQSRASTDERKDSSSITENEVNTGPGTQMLQPRKRPTGQGSILLKGNESLGQLRMKREFQNKGIENICLSNPSTEKKRSLATESNKGRHIDPTKAFARVTRTTKPFPGIQRSLSSRINREPVPMVKERESSTRVWLR; encoded by the exons ATGTCTGATCATGGTTTTGATGGAGGGAACGTTCTTAAAACCAATGAAAGTGTAATTGATGACAGCAATTTTGGGGCTTTGTACCAATCAGCAAGGATAGGAAACTTCAGCTATCAATTTGAAAACCTCCCAGCTGGAGACTATTTCGTTGATCTTCATTTTGCCGAAATCATAAACACAAATGGTCCCAAGGGGATGAGGGTCTTTGATGTGTTCATACAGGAAGATAAG ATTTTATCAGAACTTGACATATATTCCCTAATTGGAGCCAATAAACCTTTGCAACTGGAAGATGTCAGAATCTCTCTGGGGCCCAATGACGTGATAATGATAAGGTTTCAAGGATTAAATGGAAGTCCAATTGTAAGTGGCATATGTATTAGGGAAGCACCTAATTTGCCTG TATCTCTGGTGAAACAAAGGTGCCCTGAAACTGAGAACCTTTCCTTTGAG AATAAAGATGTCAGAGCAAGAAACGATGCTAGATATCAGAGGAAAATGGAAGAGTTGCAAGCACAATGTGAGCGAAAGACAGATGAATGCTACCAGGCCTGGATGTCACTAACAGACATGAGCAAGAAGCTTGAAGAGGTGACCATGGAGCTTGATAACAAATCTTTCCAAAATAATTGCCTAG ATCAATCCATGGTGCTACAAGCAGAGAAGTTAAAAGATGTATCCACCAAGTACAATCGTGAAAAGAAGTTCTGGTTTGAAGCCATTAATAAGATAGAGTCAAAAGTCAAG ATCCTGAAGGACGAACAGAGCAAACTATCTCGAGAAACACATGATTGTGCCAATTTAATTCCTGATTTGAATAAGATGGTTTCAGCTGTTCAGGGGCTAG TGGCACAGTGTGAGAATCTTAAACTGAAGTGCAGCAAGGAGCAGGCAGAGAGGAAGAAGCTATACAACCAAATTCAGCAAACAAAAG GAAATATAAGGGTGTTTTGTCGGTCTCGCCCACTGAGTAGAGAGGAAGCTTCAGCGGGATATGCAACAGTCACAGATTTTGACGGGGCAAAGGATGGAGATCTGGGGATAGTTACAAGTGGTTTTACTAAAAAAACATATAGATTTGACCGTGTCTACATGCCAAAGGACAATCAAG ATGATGTATTTGCGGATGCTTCACCATTGGTGATCTCGGTTTTAGATGGCTATAATGTGTGTATATTTGCTTACGGACAGACAGGAACTGGAAAAACATTTACCATGGAAGGAATTGAGAACAACAGAGGAGTAAACTATAGGACTTTGGAGCTTCTTTTCAGAATGATTGAGGAAAGGAAAGATGCTTTCACATACAACGTATCTGTCAATGTACTGGAAGTTTACAATGAGCAAATTAGGGACTTGTTAGTCAACTCACCAGCATCAAAGAA GTTGGAGATAAGACAAGATATCGGAGGAATTAATCACGTACCTGGAATAGTGAATGCTGAAGTAGAAAATATAAGAGAAGTTTGGAATGTTCTGCAAGCTGGAAGTAATGCAAGGGCTGTAGGATCAAACAATGTGAATGAGCACAGTAGTCGTTCTCATTG CATGATCTGCATAACTGTGAGAGCTAGAAATTCAATGAATGGTGAATGTACCAAGAGCAAGCTATGGCTTGTGGACTTGGCAGGCAGTGAGAGATTGGCAAAAACTGATGTTCAAGGAGAGCGCCGCAAGGAAGCTCAAAATATCAACCGTTCTCTTTCAGCACTGGGAGATGTCATATCTGCTTTGGCATCTAAGAGCAGCCACATCCCATACCG AAATTCAAAGCTTACACACTTGCTGCAGGATTCCCTTG GCGGTGAAGCAAAAATTCTGATGTTTGTGCAAATCAGCCCCTTGGAGCAAGACTTGGGTGAAACTTTGAGTTCATTAAATTTTGCAACTCGTGTTAGAGGTGTTGAGTTGGGTCCTGCAAAGAAACAGATTGACTTTGGGGAGATTCAAAAACTTAAGCTACTG CTTGATAAATTAAAGCAAGAATCCAGAACAAAAGATGATGCCTTGCGGAAGTTAGAAGAGAACTTTCATGCCTTGGAATCTCAAGCAAAAAACAAGGATCAGTTCTGCAGAAACCAACAAGAAAAGGTTAATGAACTAGAAAGCCAACTTGCGATGAAGGCAGACTCATGCAGTCAGATGGACAGACAGCTGACAGAACTCTCAATGAAAGTGAGAGTTGGAGAAGACATTAGAGCGAATCTTCAGCAAAAG GTAAATCAGCTCGAGAAAAAGCTGATAGAATGTGAGCATGTTGAGAGCAATGCTCTTCAGCACAAG GTCAAGCAGCTTGAAAGGACATTGAAAGAAAGAACTAACGAGTTTGAAGTTCATTCAGTGATCCTCCAGAAAAAG GTTAAGGAACTTGAGCACAAGTTGGAAAGGCAAGGAGGAGGTACTACGGTATCTCCAATGCTTCGTCCAAAG ATTCAAGAGCTTCAGGAAAAGGTAAGCCAACGTGACAGACATTTGGAAAGTTCACCAGAACTGTGTGCATCTGAGCAGTCAAGAGCCAGTACAGATGAAAGAAAAGACTCTTCATCAATAACAGAAAATGAAGTCAATACAGGTCCAGGCACCCAAATGTTACAGCCTCGGAAACGCCCCACAGGACAGGGTTCTATTCTTCTTAAAGGAAATGAGTCACTGGGCCAATTGCGAATGAAAAGGGAGTTCCAGAATAAAGGGATTGAGAACATCTGCTTATCAAACCCTTCAACTGAAAAGAAGCGGTCACTGGCAACTGAATCAAATAAAGGGAGGCATATTGACCCGACAAAAGCATTTGCAAGAGTAACAAGAACTACAAAACCATTCCCTGGTATTCAGAGGTCCTTATCTAGTCGAATCAACAGAGAACCAGTGCCAATGGTCAAGGAGAGGGAAAGCAGTACAAGAGTTTGGTTGAGATAA
- the LOC140016059 gene encoding kinesin-like protein KIN-14R isoform X1 → MMAGFETQPNRAFLDWLQASSNSTKKIKSPPLLNQEEQPFFENAEAVDSIICVPGSRLVSRNAISKENVVKFVNAGGGTIKEEGEHGKFIMSDHGFDGGNVLKTNESVIDDSNFGALYQSARIGNFSYQFENLPAGDYFVDLHFAEIINTNGPKGMRVFDVFIQEDKILSELDIYSLIGANKPLQLEDVRISLGPNDVIMIRFQGLNGSPIVSGICIREAPNLPVSLVKQRCPETENLSFENKDVRARNDARYQRKMEELQAQCERKTDECYQAWMSLTDMSKKLEEVTMELDNKSFQNNCLDQSMVLQAEKLKDVSTKYNREKKFWFEAINKIESKVKILKDEQSKLSRETHDCANLIPDLNKMVSAVQGLVAQCENLKLKCSKEQAERKKLYNQIQQTKGNIRVFCRSRPLSREEASAGYATVTDFDGAKDGDLGIVTSGFTKKTYRFDRVYMPKDNQDDVFADASPLVISVLDGYNVCIFAYGQTGTGKTFTMEGIENNRGVNYRTLELLFRMIEERKDAFTYNVSVNVLEVYNEQIRDLLVNSPASKKLEIRQDIGGINHVPGIVNAEVENIREVWNVLQAGSNARAVGSNNVNEHSSRSHCMICITVRARNSMNGECTKSKLWLVDLAGSERLAKTDVQGERRKEAQNINRSLSALGDVISALASKSSHIPYRNSKLTHLLQDSLGGEAKILMFVQISPLEQDLGETLSSLNFATRVRGVELGPAKKQIDFGEIQKLKLLLDKLKQESRTKDDALRKLEENFHALESQAKNKDQFCRNQQEKVNELESQLAMKADSCSQMDRQLTELSMKVRVGEDIRANLQQKVNQLEKKLIECEHVESNALQHKVKQLERTLKERTNEFEVHSVILQKKVKELEHKLERQGGGTTVSPMLRPKIQELQEKVSQRDRHLESSPELCASEQSRASTDERKDSSSITENEVNTGPGTQMLQPRKRPTGQGSILLKGNESLGQLRMKREFQNKGIENICLSNPSTEKKRSLATESNKGRHIDPTKAFARVTRTTKPFPGIQRSLSSRINREPVPMVKERESSTRVWLR, encoded by the exons AAAATGTAGTGAAGTTTGTAAATGCTGGAGGTGGGACTATCAAAGAAGAGGGAGAACATGGCAAGTTTATCATGTCTGATCATGGTTTTGATGGAGGGAACGTTCTTAAAACCAATGAAAGTGTAATTGATGACAGCAATTTTGGGGCTTTGTACCAATCAGCAAGGATAGGAAACTTCAGCTATCAATTTGAAAACCTCCCAGCTGGAGACTATTTCGTTGATCTTCATTTTGCCGAAATCATAAACACAAATGGTCCCAAGGGGATGAGGGTCTTTGATGTGTTCATACAGGAAGATAAG ATTTTATCAGAACTTGACATATATTCCCTAATTGGAGCCAATAAACCTTTGCAACTGGAAGATGTCAGAATCTCTCTGGGGCCCAATGACGTGATAATGATAAGGTTTCAAGGATTAAATGGAAGTCCAATTGTAAGTGGCATATGTATTAGGGAAGCACCTAATTTGCCTG TATCTCTGGTGAAACAAAGGTGCCCTGAAACTGAGAACCTTTCCTTTGAG AATAAAGATGTCAGAGCAAGAAACGATGCTAGATATCAGAGGAAAATGGAAGAGTTGCAAGCACAATGTGAGCGAAAGACAGATGAATGCTACCAGGCCTGGATGTCACTAACAGACATGAGCAAGAAGCTTGAAGAGGTGACCATGGAGCTTGATAACAAATCTTTCCAAAATAATTGCCTAG ATCAATCCATGGTGCTACAAGCAGAGAAGTTAAAAGATGTATCCACCAAGTACAATCGTGAAAAGAAGTTCTGGTTTGAAGCCATTAATAAGATAGAGTCAAAAGTCAAG ATCCTGAAGGACGAACAGAGCAAACTATCTCGAGAAACACATGATTGTGCCAATTTAATTCCTGATTTGAATAAGATGGTTTCAGCTGTTCAGGGGCTAG TGGCACAGTGTGAGAATCTTAAACTGAAGTGCAGCAAGGAGCAGGCAGAGAGGAAGAAGCTATACAACCAAATTCAGCAAACAAAAG GAAATATAAGGGTGTTTTGTCGGTCTCGCCCACTGAGTAGAGAGGAAGCTTCAGCGGGATATGCAACAGTCACAGATTTTGACGGGGCAAAGGATGGAGATCTGGGGATAGTTACAAGTGGTTTTACTAAAAAAACATATAGATTTGACCGTGTCTACATGCCAAAGGACAATCAAG ATGATGTATTTGCGGATGCTTCACCATTGGTGATCTCGGTTTTAGATGGCTATAATGTGTGTATATTTGCTTACGGACAGACAGGAACTGGAAAAACATTTACCATGGAAGGAATTGAGAACAACAGAGGAGTAAACTATAGGACTTTGGAGCTTCTTTTCAGAATGATTGAGGAAAGGAAAGATGCTTTCACATACAACGTATCTGTCAATGTACTGGAAGTTTACAATGAGCAAATTAGGGACTTGTTAGTCAACTCACCAGCATCAAAGAA GTTGGAGATAAGACAAGATATCGGAGGAATTAATCACGTACCTGGAATAGTGAATGCTGAAGTAGAAAATATAAGAGAAGTTTGGAATGTTCTGCAAGCTGGAAGTAATGCAAGGGCTGTAGGATCAAACAATGTGAATGAGCACAGTAGTCGTTCTCATTG CATGATCTGCATAACTGTGAGAGCTAGAAATTCAATGAATGGTGAATGTACCAAGAGCAAGCTATGGCTTGTGGACTTGGCAGGCAGTGAGAGATTGGCAAAAACTGATGTTCAAGGAGAGCGCCGCAAGGAAGCTCAAAATATCAACCGTTCTCTTTCAGCACTGGGAGATGTCATATCTGCTTTGGCATCTAAGAGCAGCCACATCCCATACCG AAATTCAAAGCTTACACACTTGCTGCAGGATTCCCTTG GCGGTGAAGCAAAAATTCTGATGTTTGTGCAAATCAGCCCCTTGGAGCAAGACTTGGGTGAAACTTTGAGTTCATTAAATTTTGCAACTCGTGTTAGAGGTGTTGAGTTGGGTCCTGCAAAGAAACAGATTGACTTTGGGGAGATTCAAAAACTTAAGCTACTG CTTGATAAATTAAAGCAAGAATCCAGAACAAAAGATGATGCCTTGCGGAAGTTAGAAGAGAACTTTCATGCCTTGGAATCTCAAGCAAAAAACAAGGATCAGTTCTGCAGAAACCAACAAGAAAAGGTTAATGAACTAGAAAGCCAACTTGCGATGAAGGCAGACTCATGCAGTCAGATGGACAGACAGCTGACAGAACTCTCAATGAAAGTGAGAGTTGGAGAAGACATTAGAGCGAATCTTCAGCAAAAG GTAAATCAGCTCGAGAAAAAGCTGATAGAATGTGAGCATGTTGAGAGCAATGCTCTTCAGCACAAG GTCAAGCAGCTTGAAAGGACATTGAAAGAAAGAACTAACGAGTTTGAAGTTCATTCAGTGATCCTCCAGAAAAAG GTTAAGGAACTTGAGCACAAGTTGGAAAGGCAAGGAGGAGGTACTACGGTATCTCCAATGCTTCGTCCAAAG ATTCAAGAGCTTCAGGAAAAGGTAAGCCAACGTGACAGACATTTGGAAAGTTCACCAGAACTGTGTGCATCTGAGCAGTCAAGAGCCAGTACAGATGAAAGAAAAGACTCTTCATCAATAACAGAAAATGAAGTCAATACAGGTCCAGGCACCCAAATGTTACAGCCTCGGAAACGCCCCACAGGACAGGGTTCTATTCTTCTTAAAGGAAATGAGTCACTGGGCCAATTGCGAATGAAAAGGGAGTTCCAGAATAAAGGGATTGAGAACATCTGCTTATCAAACCCTTCAACTGAAAAGAAGCGGTCACTGGCAACTGAATCAAATAAAGGGAGGCATATTGACCCGACAAAAGCATTTGCAAGAGTAACAAGAACTACAAAACCATTCCCTGGTATTCAGAGGTCCTTATCTAGTCGAATCAACAGAGAACCAGTGCCAATGGTCAAGGAGAGGGAAAGCAGTACAAGAGTTTGGTTGAGATAA